In one Bacillus sp. Marseille-P3661 genomic region, the following are encoded:
- a CDS encoding S1C family serine protease, translating to MRKEENNNIEEHLEDVKRYDSDLFEEQDEIEKYLNTTIIDDHPMQHKRNEKSKLKKSILFFIAFFMIISAIGTLTNVLNLPVVEFLQKSQQLSKDPVIQTYKEAIVTVKAAERKGTGFNISKDGYIVTNYHIVREEQESLVSFQDGSVYVAHVIKTYPKKDLALLALDSNKTFPFFKIETQKNWNKDDLVYFVGNPLSFNFIANQGTIIGETDVNSLDIPALLIQAPVYNGNSGSPIINADGYVIAMIYAKGNATIGNESQEVGFAIPIYAVRDLIEDNTFSN from the coding sequence TTGAGAAAAGAAGAAAACAATAACATTGAAGAGCATCTAGAAGATGTAAAAAGGTACGACAGTGACTTGTTTGAAGAACAAGATGAAATAGAAAAATATCTAAACACAACAATTATAGATGACCATCCAATGCAACATAAGAGAAATGAAAAATCTAAGTTAAAGAAAAGTATTTTATTTTTTATTGCTTTTTTTATGATAATTAGTGCAATCGGGACGTTGACGAATGTGTTAAATTTACCGGTAGTTGAGTTTCTGCAGAAATCCCAGCAATTATCAAAAGACCCAGTGATTCAAACGTATAAAGAAGCAATTGTAACAGTTAAAGCTGCAGAACGAAAGGGAACAGGATTTAATATATCAAAAGATGGATATATTGTTACAAATTATCATATTGTGCGAGAGGAACAAGAAAGTCTAGTAAGCTTTCAGGATGGCTCTGTTTATGTTGCGCATGTTATAAAAACATATCCGAAAAAAGATTTGGCACTATTAGCATTGGATAGTAATAAGACCTTCCCCTTTTTCAAAATAGAAACACAGAAAAATTGGAATAAGGATGATCTAGTTTATTTTGTTGGGAATCCGTTATCATTTAATTTCATTGCCAATCAAGGGACTATTATAGGCGAAACAGATGTCAATTCTCTAGATATCCCTGCATTACTCATTCAAGCACCTGTATATAATGGAAATAGCGGTAGTCCAATTATTAATGCAGATGGCTATGTTATTGCAATGATATATGCTAAAGGAAACGCTACAATCGGTAATGAATCACAAGAGGTTGGTTTTGCTATACCTATTTATGCTGTTCGAGACTTAATTGAAGATAATACTTTCTCGAATTGA
- a CDS encoding YqaA family protein, translated as MFESIVEILNEWGVWGLAITSFLESSFFPIPPDVLLIPMSIARPELALYYAFVTTVASVLGALLGYVIGVYIGKPILRKITKETTIMKAETMFRKYGGFSLAFAGFTPIPFKVFTILGGSLKMSLMPFIVGSIIGRGGRFFLEAFVIIYFGEKAAELIESYSVPFTLAIGLVAIIAVVLFYKFKNKF; from the coding sequence GTGTTTGAAAGTATTGTTGAAATATTAAATGAATGGGGTGTATGGGGTCTTGCGATCACATCCTTTTTAGAATCATCATTTTTCCCAATCCCCCCTGATGTTTTATTGATTCCAATGAGTATTGCACGGCCTGAACTAGCTTTATATTATGCATTCGTAACGACAGTTGCATCAGTACTTGGGGCATTGCTAGGATATGTTATTGGTGTATATATTGGGAAACCAATACTAAGAAAAATAACGAAAGAAACAACAATTATGAAAGCGGAAACGATGTTTAGGAAATATGGAGGTTTCAGCTTAGCGTTTGCAGGCTTTACCCCAATCCCTTTTAAAGTATTTACTATTTTAGGGGGCTCATTAAAAATGTCGCTTATGCCGTTTATTGTTGGCTCTATTATCGGAAGAGGCGGCAGGTTCTTTCTTGAAGCTTTCGTGATTATCTACTTTGGTGAAAAAGCCGCTGAACTTATTGAATCTTATTCAGTTCCGTTCACATTAGCAATTGGTTTAGTAGCTATCATAGCGGTTGTTCTTTTCTACAAATTTAAAAATAAATTTTAA
- a CDS encoding M24 family metallopeptidase produces MSVFPLTEYKERVKRTKQKMTEAGIEVLLVTNPSNIFYLSGYNAWSFYVHQVLVVIVDEEQPIWIGREMDANSARLTTWMDHVNIIPYTDDYVQSDDKHPMQFVANILYEIGQGNRTMGIEMETHYFTALSYLKLVQSLPNATFIDAKQLVNWIRIIKSPAEIGLMKKAARLAEIAMKKAYETIDVGVRECDVAANIYHAQITGTGEFGGDYPAIVPMLPSGKKAAAPHMTWSDHRYKQGEQVILELAGCCQRYHCPMARTMVLGKADEKLSYTSQVIIEGLNETLSKIKPGLTCEEVEEIWSNAIKKKGFYKASRLGYSIGLSFPPDWGEHTISIRQGDKTVIQPNMTFHIIPGLWFEDYGVEISEAIRITEKGCEQLANFPQDLYIKG; encoded by the coding sequence ATGAGTGTGTTTCCATTAACCGAATATAAGGAGAGGGTAAAACGAACAAAGCAAAAAATGACTGAGGCAGGAATTGAGGTTTTATTAGTAACAAATCCATCTAATATCTTTTACTTAAGTGGTTACAATGCATGGTCGTTTTATGTTCATCAAGTTTTAGTTGTTATTGTAGATGAGGAGCAACCAATTTGGATTGGTAGGGAAATGGATGCCAATAGTGCCCGGCTAACGACCTGGATGGATCATGTAAATATAATTCCATATACGGATGATTATGTTCAATCTGATGATAAACATCCAATGCAATTTGTCGCAAATATTTTATATGAAATTGGTCAAGGTAATCGGACGATGGGGATTGAAATGGAAACCCACTATTTTACAGCATTAAGCTACTTGAAATTAGTGCAGTCACTCCCGAATGCAACCTTTATTGATGCGAAACAATTAGTAAACTGGATTCGAATTATTAAATCCCCAGCAGAGATTGGTTTAATGAAAAAAGCAGCAAGGCTAGCTGAGATTGCCATGAAAAAAGCATATGAAACCATCGATGTCGGTGTTAGAGAATGTGATGTTGCGGCAAATATTTATCATGCTCAAATTACTGGAACTGGAGAATTTGGCGGTGATTATCCGGCAATAGTGCCAATGCTGCCTTCTGGTAAAAAGGCAGCTGCACCGCATATGACTTGGAGTGACCACCGTTATAAACAAGGTGAACAGGTTATTTTAGAGCTAGCAGGCTGTTGTCAAAGATATCATTGCCCTATGGCACGAACAATGGTCCTTGGTAAAGCTGATGAAAAATTAAGTTATACTTCCCAAGTCATTATCGAAGGATTAAATGAAACCCTATCAAAAATAAAGCCTGGTTTAACCTGTGAAGAAGTAGAAGAAATTTGGAGTAACGCCATAAAGAAGAAAGGATTTTATAAAGCTTCAAGACTTGGATATTCGATTGGCTTAAGTTTCCCCCCTGATTGGGGCGAACATACAATTAGCATAAGGCAAGGTGATAAAACAGTCATTCAACCAAATATGACTTTCCACATTATCCCTGGTTTGTGGTTTGAGGATTATGGAGTGGAGATTAGCGAAGCAATCCGAATAACGGAGAAGGGCTGTGAACAACTAGCAAACTTCCCTCAAGACCTTTATATTAAAGGTTAG